One genomic segment of Triticum urartu cultivar G1812 unplaced genomic scaffold, Tu2.1 TuUngrouped_contig_559, whole genome shotgun sequence includes these proteins:
- the LOC125529418 gene encoding oxygen-evolving enhancer protein 3, chloroplastic-like → MAQTMASMTGLSQGVRLPGPAGRRASRFTVRASSAEAEAAGRRAVLGLMASGVVGSAFAQVVHAGTVAAIKVGPPPPLSGGLPGTDNSDEARDFDLPLKNRFYLQPLPPAEAAVRAKESAQDILNLKPLIDKKQWPYVMNDLRLRASYLRYDLKTVISSKTTKEEKKDLKDLTGKLFATLDGLDHAAKIKSPTEAEKYYGETKTVLSDVLAKLG, encoded by the exons ATGGCGCAAACCATGGCGTCCATGACCGGCCTGTCGCAGGGCGTGCGTCTCCCAGGCCCGGCCGGCAGGCGCGCCAGCAGGTTCACCGTGAGGGCGTCGTCggcggaggccgaggccgccgGTCGCCGCGCGGTCCTTGGCCTCATGGCCAGCGGAGTCGTCGGGAGCGCGTTCGCTCAGGTGGTGCACGCCGGCACCGTCGCGGCCATCAAGGTTGGCCCCCCGCCGCCGCTCTCCGGTGGACTCC CCGGAACGGACAACTCGGACGAGGCAAGGGACTTCGACCTGCCCCTGAAGAACCGGTTCTACCTGCAGCCGCTGCCaccggcggaggcggcggtgcgGGCCAAGGAGTCGGCCCAGGACATCCTCAACCTCAAGCCGCTCATCGACAAGAAGCAATGGCCGTACGTCATGAACGACCTCCGCCTCAGGGCCTCCTACCTGCGCTACGACCTCAAGACCGTCATCTCCTCCAAGACCACCAAGGAGGAGAAGAAGGACCTCAAGGACCTCACCGGCAAGCTCTTCGCCACCCTCGACGGG CTTGACCATGCAGCCAAGATCAAGAGCCCCACCGAGGCCGAGAAGTACTACGGCGAGACCAAGACTGTTCTCAGCGATGTCCTCGCCAAGCTAGGCTAG